ttatacCTTTCTCTGGGGCCAATTTCTGCATTTGCCTAGCCACACTTCTCTAGGTACTCATATCATATTTCTTCATATACTCTACAGTACTACTTCTCAGTGTTCAAAGTGATAAAATTTAATAGGAAAGGCTATAAACCTCATAGCACTCCTCTCTTGGGGTGAACTTCAAAGCAACTCATTTTCAACAATGTATAAAGCATAGATTTGTAAAcactctgtcttttaaaaataatgaaattttacatactttcaatttcattattttctaggTATAGGTGTTGtaaatttcttggaatatagAATGCTTGCTTCAGTTTATTATGTCCAACATTGAGCTCTACAAggttagaaatattaaaaatattatatgggATGTCTTGTAGTTTGTTGTGTGACATTCTTAGAGCATGAAGTTTTGGAAGTTCATTGAAGTAATTTTCTGGGATAGAagaaattgaattattttctaaagacAAATACATAAGTGAAGAAGGCAAACCAGGAGGCATTGATTCTAATCTGTTGTTGCATAGGTTGAGCTgcattaatttttccattttgacaAGGTTTTTTTCTTGTAACATAGAATCATCAAGATGATTATAACAGAGATCGAGCATAGTCAAGTTTACTAGCCCATCCACTGCATTTGTCTGCAATCTGGAGATCTCATTGTAACCAAGAAGAAGTCTCTCCAAAGACTtaggaagaggaaatggaaatTCTTCTAAATTGTTATGCTGTAGGTGAAGTTGTAGTAGATTTGACAACTTAGCAAACACACCGTGATCAATCTTTTGAGATTTAATTTTGTTGTGACTGAGATTGATTTCTTTAAGATGAGTTGCATTGATGAATGAATCTGCAGTCACAGCCTCAATTTCATTGAACTGAAGGTAGACTTGCTGAATGTGTGCCGGAATACTTGGGATACTCTGAAGTTTGCGATTATCACAGTACATGGATGATGGAAAGTTGGGTGGACAGAAGCACTCACTGGCACAGCCTAACGTATACTGATGAAAAGGTACTCCATAGTCTATATTTTGATGAAAATGGAATTCTGGTTGGTAAACGTCATCTGGCTCTTGGTCATAATCTTCATCCCATTGATAACTTTCATATTGGCAATATACTTTGAGTCCAAGCAAGAAGAAAAGTATACATACTGGACTTAAAAAGCCCATAGTCTCTTTTTGTCCTATTCCaaggaggaaaggaaatatattgtaagaaaagtgaatgaaatttataaaaatttttgcaTAAACTGACAGTTACACAAAACAtataatatctatatatattgaa
The sequence above is a segment of the Phyllostomus discolor isolate MPI-MPIP mPhyDis1 chromosome 2, mPhyDis1.pri.v3, whole genome shotgun sequence genome. Coding sequences within it:
- the OMD gene encoding osteomodulin, translated to MGFLSPVCILFFLLGLKVYCQYESYQWDEDYDQEPDDVYQPEFHFHQNIDYGVPFHQYTLGCASECFCPPNFPSSMYCDNRKLQSIPSIPAHIQQVYLQFNEIEAVTADSFINATHLKEINLSHNKIKSQKIDHGVFAKLSNLLQLHLQHNNLEEFPFPLPKSLERLLLGYNEISRLQTNAVDGLVNLTMLDLCYNHLDDSMLQEKNLVKMEKLMQLNLCNNRLESMPPGLPSSLMYLSLENNSISSIPENYFNELPKLHALRMSHNKLQDIPYNIFNISNLVELNVGHNKLKQAFYIPRNLQHLYLENNEIENINVTVMCPSVDPLYYHHLTYIRVDQNKLREPINSYIFLCFPHIHSIYYGEQRNINGQTIQLKTQVLGRFQDDADSEDQDDRHEGSEQEGTEENIDTHYYGNQEWQETL